In one window of Nocardiopsis aegyptia DNA:
- a CDS encoding SAF domain-containing protein has translation MVGTSTGPTSRTRPSPAPPVRLLGSGPRRWRWLVLGLALATTGALAGVTAVEGLDQRQGVLVAEGDLPAGHVVGAGDLRVVRMTVADGVSVVGEQELEQVIGRPLTVPVADGSVLPGTALGPDAAYPAAEEAVVGAALQPGRYPASLQPGSAVSVVVFAEDAGGEGADGGSEAYPARVQSVEPSATDGSVIVELAVAALDAARISAAAATESVAVVQVPPRGGAS, from the coding sequence ATGGTGGGCACAAGCACCGGCCCCACGAGCCGCACCCGACCGAGCCCGGCGCCGCCGGTCCGGCTCCTGGGCAGCGGCCCCCGGCGATGGCGCTGGCTGGTCCTGGGCCTGGCCCTGGCCACGACCGGCGCCCTGGCGGGCGTCACCGCCGTCGAAGGGCTCGACCAGCGCCAGGGCGTCCTGGTCGCCGAGGGCGACCTGCCCGCCGGACACGTGGTGGGTGCCGGCGACCTCAGGGTCGTCCGGATGACCGTGGCCGACGGGGTCTCCGTTGTCGGGGAGCAGGAGCTGGAGCAAGTCATCGGCCGCCCGCTGACCGTCCCCGTGGCCGATGGCTCCGTGCTGCCCGGCACGGCGCTCGGCCCCGACGCGGCCTACCCGGCCGCCGAGGAGGCGGTCGTGGGCGCCGCGCTCCAGCCCGGGCGCTACCCCGCCTCCCTGCAGCCCGGATCGGCGGTCTCCGTCGTGGTGTTCGCCGAGGACGCCGGGGGCGAGGGCGCGGACGGCGGGTCCGAGGCCTACCCCGCGCGGGTCCAGAGCGTGGAGCCCTCCGCCACCGACGGGTCGGTGATCGTCGAACTCGCCGTCGCGGCCCTGGACGCCGCCCGGATCTCCGCCGCCGCCGCGACCGAGAGCGTCGCGGTCGTCCAGGTCCCGCCCAGGGGAGGCGCCTCGTGA
- a CDS encoding P-loop NTPase family protein, producing the protein MTRTVALFSLGGAPGVTLAAMALAAVWPGDSGAVLVEADASGGDIGAWRTLHTSPGLTDLAAALRHGMDGGYVAGPSEHAQILPGGLPVCPAPASPDRADGAVRLLAQNTDSLAAAPGPVTVLDLGRLAPRTATAHLAAQADTALLLARDDLAQLRRVQESAAYLFETLPGLRTVITGGRGSTTEIAEAVGVPVWGRLPEDRGSAAFLRGEKGLRRPERRPLFRAAASLSHALVHDAAVPPREHTEVAV; encoded by the coding sequence GTGACCCGGACCGTGGCCCTGTTCTCGCTCGGCGGCGCCCCCGGCGTCACCCTGGCCGCCATGGCCCTGGCCGCCGTCTGGCCCGGGGACTCCGGTGCCGTCCTGGTCGAGGCCGACGCCTCGGGCGGCGACATCGGCGCCTGGCGCACGCTCCATACCTCGCCGGGACTGACCGACCTCGCGGCCGCCCTGCGGCACGGGATGGACGGCGGGTACGTCGCGGGGCCCTCCGAGCACGCCCAGATCCTGCCGGGCGGACTCCCGGTGTGTCCTGCGCCGGCCTCGCCCGACCGCGCCGACGGTGCCGTTCGCCTGCTCGCCCAGAACACCGACTCGCTCGCAGCCGCGCCCGGTCCCGTGACCGTCCTCGACCTCGGACGGCTCGCCCCCCGCACCGCCACGGCCCACCTCGCCGCCCAGGCCGACACCGCGCTCCTGCTGGCCCGGGACGACCTGGCCCAGCTGCGCCGGGTCCAGGAGTCGGCGGCCTACCTCTTCGAGACCCTGCCGGGGCTGCGGACCGTCATCACCGGCGGTCGGGGCTCCACCACCGAGATCGCCGAGGCCGTGGGCGTACCCGTGTGGGGCCGGCTCCCCGAGGACCGGGGGAGCGCCGCCTTCCTCCGCGGCGAGAAGGGCCTGCGCCGCCCCGAGCGCCGACCCCTCTTCCGCGCGGCGGCGTCGCTGTCACACGCACTCGTCCACGACGCGGCGGTGCCGCCGCGCGAGCACACGGAGGTCGCTGTATGA